One window of the Eucalyptus grandis isolate ANBG69807.140 chromosome 8, ASM1654582v1, whole genome shotgun sequence genome contains the following:
- the LOC104417579 gene encoding U-box domain-containing protein 9, which translates to MAGTGDPDGGGGSTKSPQELKSEVSRIFEMIAKEDECKLETVDEAIRALQLYADSKWKTLGKRPRVQQGIPEEFLCPISKSVMVDPVVLENGQTFNRLPIQDWLNEGHRRCPLTLQFLRDTRLTPNLLARRLIVKCCKEQGIKLPNLMEDEGKIAGDCDRDYFESLLDRLSPSLNDQKVAAKELRDLTNRQASVRAFFGESAGAFQKLLNPLSPNKVVDNPDLEEDLTAIVLNLSIIERNKELMEDNPFVISFLVGSLNSRTPRTRSIAAAALSELSILKSNWRLIGEAGAIGPLINVIGEGNIVAIVNASSALYKLLHLAENMKNATQARAPSVILQRIVKRICVDEMMGLLALLSRDLDAVDELINFDAVPLLLKVLGEDRPGQCKENCVAILDKICSYDPNTVKRIRNDEDACGLLLALSASSTATARAQRKTASIVKKIMEVASQSD; encoded by the exons ATGGCGGGAACAGGGGACCCGGATGGAGGAGGAGGCTCGACGAAGAGCCCTCAGGAGTTGAAGAGCGAAGTGTCCAGGATTTTCGAGATGATCGCTAAAGAAGACGAGTGTAAGTTGGAGACGGTCGACGAAGCTATCAGGGCTCTGCAACTCTACGCGGACTCGAAGTGGAAGACGCTGGGGAAGAGGCCTCGCGTCCAGCAGGGAATCCCTGAAGAGTTCCTCTGTCCCATTTCGAAGAGTGTGATGGTGGACCCAGTTGTTTTGGAGAATGGACAg ACATTCAATCGCCTTCCTATTCAGGACTGGCTGAATGAGGGCCACAGGAGATGCCCTCTAACCCTGCAATTCCTTCGCGACACTAGACTTACTCCAAATCTTTTGGCCCGGAGATTAATTGTAAAATGTTGCAAGGAGCAAGGAATTAAGTTACCGAACTTGATGGAAGATGAAGGGAAGATAGCTGGTGACTGCGACAGAGATTATTTTGAATCACTCCTTGACAGATTGTCCCCCTCCCTGAATGATCAGAAAGTGGCTGCCAAAGAATTACGAGATCTGACCAACAGACAAGCCTCAGTTCGTGCCTTTTTTGGGGAATCTGCGGGGGCCTTCCAAAAGTTGCTAAACCCACTTTCCCCGAACAAGGTGGTAGATAATCCTGATCTTGAAGAGGATTTGACTGCCATAGTTTTGAATCTCTCAATCATCGAGCGCAACAAGGAGCTAATGGAGGACAATCCATTTGTCATATCGTTCCTCGTTGGGTCACTAAACTCCAGGACACCTCGAACAAGAAGTATTGCTGCCGCAGCTCTGTCTGAATTATCAATCCTCAAATCGAATTGGCGTTTGATTGGAGAAGCAGGAGCAATCGGTCCTCTGATCAATGTCATTGGAGAAGGGAACATTGTAGCTATCGTCAACGCCTCTTCTGCTCTGTACAAACTGTTACATCTTGCTGAGAACATGAAGAATGCCACTCAGGCACGAGCCCCCAGTGTGATACTTCAGAGGATAGTGAAACGGATCTGTGTGGATGAAATGATGGGTCTTCTTGCGTTATTGTCTCGCGACCTAGATGCTGTTGATGAGTTGATAAACTTTGATGCTGTTCCTCTCTTGCTCAAGGTATTAGGGGAAGACAGACCCGGACAATGCAAGGAGAATTGTGTGGCTATTCTGGACAAGATCTGTTCTTATGATCCAAACACTGTAAAGCGAATTAGGAACGACGAGGATGCCTGTGGTCTGCTCTTGGCACTAAGTGCGAGCAGTACGGCAACTGCGAGGGCTCAGAGGAAGACCGCTTCCATTGTCAAGAAAATCATGGAAGTAGCATCACAGAGTGATTAG
- the LOC104415324 gene encoding U11/U12 small nuclear ribonucleoprotein 48 kDa protein → MNPPPSLPFLPFPPPSPNAAFFPPHPQQIPPPQIPAPPPPPPPSPSLAAALSSLDRLIAASAQTLDSLSALLPLKPQAGPDLVSCPFNPHHRVPPESLFGHYLRCPAPLDLDSSLQSLSYPKTLGPSEDNPHFAGAVGGPGSELCLALDGYGDFGSNFFYEDCPGAVAFPIEDSDGRRTFTLPGVLSIECGNFSADGDVGIEEVENLFVGVLPSQLWSVQREIETWSDYPNGYSYNVLRVISGVGLVKESDLRRWVIVNSLRCGVVIDVALGDHIIMLCTLCLKAIVREGVSLLKTRDLKGNKGSSSEFKCPNLIQVMMWLASRLSVLYGKVNSKFFAVDMLRKCLLDAGSHLLLDYPEQEDESTDKNENKHERDAGGIKTQLDIEVDGVDGTAVGNINKKVIFVSQVAAAVAALHERFLLEVKIKALRHSQQPSRYQRMIEHDDITKKANEEREKRPDYKPIIDHDGLPRQCSSNQDTGKAKTREELLAEERDYKRRRMSYRGKKSKRNISEVMRDIIEEYMEEIKQAGGIGCFEKGAPIEVHSNEVPSSDAIPANGTFELCYETEGHPVYPQRGLRTNHEVTSTSNVNEDTYSEHGKSRGRYSHEDQRKSTGAYKHDRHYYSRSPERSAQSLPHRYTSHRIEREDAELTRKKNQEIKSSYSGRSNQGKDRSSSRSDVGGMTGIETPEIEGSEDSWKT, encoded by the exons ATGAATCCACCTCCGAGCCTCCCTTTCCTCCCCTTCCCTCCCCCTAGCCCGAACGCCGCCTTCTTCCCTCCTCATCCCCAGCAGATCCCGCCTCCCCAGATCCCcgcgcctcctcctccgccgccgccgtctccgTCGCTCGCCGCCGCGCTATCGTCCCTCGACCGCCTCATCGCCGCCTCGGCCCAAACCCTAGACTCCCTCTCCGCCCTGCTCCCCCTGAAGCCGCAAGCGGGCCCCGACCTCGTCTCTTGCCCTTTCAACCCTCACCACCGCGTGCCCCCCGAATCGCTCTTCGGCCACTACCTCCGCTGCCCCGCCCCTCTCGATTTGGACTCCTCCCTGCAATCCCTCAGCTACCCGAAAACCTTGGGGCCCTCGGAGGACAACCCCCACTTCGCTGGAGCAGTCGGCGGTCCCGGCAGCGAGCTCTGCCTCGCGTTGGACGGTTATGGCGACTTCGGGTCTAACTTTTTCTACGAGGATTGTCCTGGTGCGGTTGCTTTTCCCATCGAGGATAGTGATGGTAGGAGGACGTTTACGTTGCCTGGTGTCCTGTCGATTGAATGCGGTAATTTTAGTGCTGATGGTGATGTGGGTATTGAAGAAGTTGAGAATTTGTTCGTTGGTGTTCTGCCTTCACAGTTGTGGAGCGTTCAGAGAGAAATCGAGACATGGAGTGACTATCCGAATGGGTATTCGTACAATGTGCTTAGGGTGATTTCGGGGGTGGGGTTGGTTAAAGAGAGTGATTTGAGGAGATGGGTTATTGTTAATTCTCTGCGATGTGGTGTGGTTATTGATGTGGCCTTGGGGGATCATATTATTATGCTGTGTACTCTGTGTTTGAAGGCGATTGTAAGGGAAGGTGTTAGTTTGCTGAAGACAAGGGATTTGAAAGGGAATAAAGGTAGTTCAAGTGAGTTTAAGTGTCCCAATTTGATCCAGGTTATGATGTGGTTGGCATCTCGGCTTTCTGTTTTGTATGGCAAGGTGAATTCAAAGTTCTTTGCTGTTGACATGCTTAGGAAGTGCTTATTGGATGCTGGGTCGCATCTGCTACTGGACTATCCGGAGCAGGAGGATGAATCCActgataaaaatgaaaacaaacatGAAAGAGATGCCGGCGGTATCAAGACGCAGCTTGATATTGAAGTGGATGGAGTAGATGGAACAGCGGTTGGAAACATCAATAAGAAGGTGATTTTTGTGTCCCAGGTAGCTGCTGCTGTTGCAGCATTGCATGAGAGATTCTTACTAGAAGTAAAAATTAAGGCGCTACGGCATTCTCAACAGCCTTCTAGATATCAGCG AATGATTGAGCATGATGATATAACCAAGAAAGCCAATGAGGAGCGAGAAAAACGTCCTGATTACAAACCTATCATAGACCACGATGGGCTTCCTCGGCAGTGCTCATCTAATCAG GATACGGGCAAGGCAAAGACCAGAGAGGAGCTATTGGCTGAAGAAAGGGATTACAAGCGCAGAAGGATGTCATATCGTGGCAAGAAGTCGAAGCGCAATATTTCTGAG GTGATGAGAGATATAATAGAGGAATATATGGAGGAAATTAAGCAAGCTGGAGGTATTGGATGCTTTGAGAAAGGTGCTCCCATTGAGGTTCACTCAAATGAAGTACCTTCATCAGATGCAATTCCAGCAAATGGCACCTTTGAGTTGTGTTATGAAACTGAAGGGCACCCTGTTTATCCTCAGAGAGGATTAAGGACCAATCATGAAGTCACATCTACTTCTAATGTCAATGAGGATACTTATTCCGAACATGGAAAGTCTAGAGGAAGGTATTCTCATGAAGATCAACGTAAGAGTACTGGAGCATACAAGCATGATAGGCACTATTATTCCCGAAGTCCAGAAAGGAGCGCTCAAAGTCTTCCGCATAGGTATACTAGTCATAGGATTGAAAGAGAAGATGCAGAGCtgactagaaaaaaaaatcaagagatcAAAAGTTCATACTCTGGTAGATCCAACCAAGGCAAGGACAGATCATCTTCTAGAAGTGATGTAGGGGGAATGACTGGAATCGAGACTCCAGAGATAGAAGGCAGCGAGGACTCATGGAAGACATAA
- the LOC108953898 gene encoding LOW QUALITY PROTEIN: germin-like protein subfamily 1 member 20 (The sequence of the model RefSeq protein was modified relative to this genomic sequence to represent the inferred CDS: inserted 1 base in 1 codon), whose protein sequence is MTMSIQLSASFALLALVLSLADAYDPSPLQDICVGVAEPHNALFVNGMFCKNPSLATADDFLFSGLQVPRSTANPVGSTVTPVFAAQLPGLNTLGISMVRIDFGIGGLNPPHTHPRGTEILLVLEGTLYVGFVTSNQLNNTFFEKVLHPGDVFVFPIGMIHFQLNVGKTNAVAIAGLSSQNPGVITVANALFNAKPPIXPEVLAKGFQVDEKLVETLQKKFWYYN, encoded by the exons atgACGATGAGCATTCAACTTTCCGCCAGTTTCGCACTCTTGGCTCTGGTGCTGTCCCTCGCCGATGCCTATGACCCAAGTCCCCTGCAAGACATCTGTGTGGGAGTCGCAGAACCCCACAATGCTT TGTTTGTGAATGGAATGTTCTGCAAGAACCCCAGTCTTGCCACAGCAGACGACTTCCTCTTTTCTGGCCTCCAAGTTCCTAGAAGCACGGCCAATCCCGTGGGCTCCACGGTCACCCCAGTGTTTGCGGCCCAGCTACCAGGACTCAACACTCTCGGCATTTCCATGGTTCGTATTGACTTTGGAATAGGTGGTTTAAATCCTCCGCACACTCACCCTCGTGGCACCGAGATTTTGCTCGTCCTGGAGGGCACACTCTATGTAGGCTTTGTCACATCCAACCAACTGAACAatactttctttgagaaagtcCTCCACCCTGGAGATGTTTTTGTTTTCCCGATCGGGATGATTCACTTCCAGCTCAATGTTGGAAAGACCAATGCAGTCGCGATTGCTGGTCTAAGCAGCCAAAACCCAGGAGTCATCACTGTAGCCAATGCATTGTTCAACGCAAAGCCACCTA TCCCTGAGGTTCTGGCCAAGGGGTTCCAGGTGGATGAGAAGCTTGTTGAGACACTTCAGAAGAAGTTCTGGTACTACAATTAG